One segment of Pandoraea pnomenusa DNA contains the following:
- a CDS encoding secretin N-terminal domain-containing protein, giving the protein MSIATGSAGGAQPRPVARLLARLGVLCLFAALGGCAVPNALSESDAAVRKGDLAGAVTRLAEHLRNDPQSIALRTRYLLVREQLAAQYLRNASDALTRGDEAQARHWLTQTLRFDPANQAAAQWLDRLRIRDRLRGSLADAQARASSDPRAALRIVSRVLRQLPDWGEAIALAERIRSILDRAPPPAPASAAAVLRKPVSLSIKSRPLPAIFEMISQVTGINFVLDSDLDRAARASLDATQTTAGDVIDLLLSTNRLEKQFLNANTLLIFPATAEKLARYRSLAVQTFFLSYADVKKAAAQIRQLMRPRNLFVDERLGAITVRDSAEALDAISRMIDVIDLPTSEVTLDVQVLEVSNDGLLDLGIRYPESVSLRFSDAVRDAGGGVALSRFGRLSGDAVDLDVTAPLARLNLLQEANKAQILANPRIRVRNREKATISIGERVPVVSTTNLNGAVTESLTYQDVGLKLDVEPSISLNDEIVIKVALDVSNITRQVQTKTGLIAYNLSARTAKTTLSARNNETQVLAGLINRETREKMSGIPGLSRVPLLGRLFGSQSEDHAKTEVVLLITPHVERSLAVPASRVSRFDSGTEQHPGDALRLGPTTHMVISNLPSDAAASSGRPARIAPPDVAADALSDALSDAFPSRSSPHAWRQMPAASSSGGSEPARSPRESSPESAAQDPADSGFPSSPEDRDDPPRVFGGKVVGPKVDGK; this is encoded by the coding sequence ATGTCCATCGCGACCGGTAGTGCGGGCGGCGCGCAGCCTCGCCCCGTGGCCCGATTACTCGCGCGACTCGGCGTGCTCTGCCTGTTTGCGGCGCTCGGGGGCTGCGCCGTGCCGAATGCGTTGTCCGAGAGCGACGCGGCCGTCCGCAAGGGAGATCTCGCCGGCGCCGTCACGCGGCTTGCCGAACACCTGCGCAACGACCCGCAAAGCATCGCTCTGCGAACACGCTATCTGCTCGTACGCGAGCAGCTCGCGGCGCAGTACCTGCGCAACGCGAGCGACGCCCTTACGCGCGGCGACGAAGCGCAGGCCAGGCACTGGCTGACGCAAACGCTGCGCTTCGACCCCGCCAATCAGGCGGCGGCACAGTGGCTCGACCGGCTGCGGATTCGCGACCGCCTTCGAGGATCGTTGGCCGATGCGCAAGCCAGGGCATCGAGCGATCCGCGCGCGGCGCTGCGCATCGTGTCTCGCGTGCTGCGCCAACTGCCCGACTGGGGGGAAGCCATCGCGTTGGCGGAGCGGATTCGAAGCATCCTCGACCGCGCACCGCCTCCCGCACCGGCGTCGGCCGCCGCCGTGCTGCGCAAGCCGGTCTCGCTCAGTATCAAATCGCGTCCGTTGCCCGCGATTTTCGAGATGATTTCGCAAGTCACCGGGATCAACTTCGTGCTGGACAGCGACCTCGATCGCGCAGCACGCGCGAGCCTCGACGCGACACAAACCACCGCCGGGGACGTCATCGATCTGTTGCTCTCGACAAACCGTCTGGAAAAGCAGTTTCTCAATGCCAACACACTGCTCATTTTCCCGGCGACCGCCGAGAAGCTCGCCCGGTACCGGTCGCTCGCGGTGCAGACATTCTTCCTCAGCTATGCCGACGTCAAGAAGGCCGCCGCGCAGATCAGGCAACTCATGCGCCCGCGCAACCTGTTCGTGGACGAGCGTCTGGGCGCGATCACGGTGCGCGACAGTGCCGAGGCGCTCGACGCGATCTCCCGCATGATCGACGTGATCGATCTGCCGACCTCCGAGGTGACGCTCGACGTGCAGGTGCTCGAAGTCTCCAACGATGGTCTGCTCGATCTCGGCATCCGTTATCCGGAGAGCGTGTCGCTGCGCTTCTCCGACGCTGTCCGGGACGCCGGCGGCGGCGTCGCGCTGAGCCGGTTCGGGCGACTGAGCGGCGACGCCGTCGATCTCGACGTTACGGCGCCGCTGGCACGCCTGAATCTGCTGCAGGAGGCGAACAAGGCGCAGATCCTTGCCAACCCGCGCATTCGGGTGCGCAATCGCGAGAAAGCGACGATCAGCATTGGCGAACGCGTACCCGTCGTGAGTACGACCAACCTGAACGGCGCGGTCACGGAATCGCTGACATATCAGGACGTCGGTCTGAAGCTCGACGTGGAGCCCAGCATCAGTCTGAACGACGAAATCGTGATCAAGGTCGCGCTGGATGTGAGCAACATCACCCGGCAGGTGCAGACGAAGACCGGGCTCATCGCCTACAACCTGAGTGCGCGTACGGCGAAAACCACGCTTTCCGCCCGCAACAATGAGACACAGGTGCTTGCCGGACTGATCAATCGGGAGACACGCGAGAAGATGTCCGGCATTCCCGGACTGAGCCGGGTGCCGCTGCTGGGTCGGCTTTTCGGTTCGCAATCCGAGGATCATGCCAAGACGGAGGTGGTGCTGCTCATCACCCCGCACGTCGAACGCAGCCTGGCCGTGCCGGCGTCTCGCGTGAGCCGCTTCGACAGCGGCACGGAGCAACATCCGGGCGACGCGCTGCGACTCGGCCCAACGACGCACATGGTGATCTCCAACTTACCGTCGGACGCGGCGGCTTCATCCGGGCGCCCGGCACGCATCGCGCCGCCTGACGTGGCGGCGGATGCGCTGTCGGATGCGCTGTCGGATGCATTTCCCTCCCGTTCGTCACCGCACGCCTGGCGGCAGATGCCGGCGGCGTCCTCGTCGGGCGGGTCGGAGCCCGCCAGGTCCCCACGGGAGTCATCGCCAGAATCGGCCGCGCAGGACCCCGCCGACAGCGGCTTTCCGTCGTCGCCCGAAGATCGCGACGACCCGCCACGCGTTTTCGGGGGAAAGGTCGTCGGCCCCAAGGTGGACGGGAAGTGA
- a CDS encoding type II secretion system protein, with protein MSGFTLIEMSVTLALLALLASTAAPLTQMVRRRSEEIELRRALRDIRHAIDAYYDAARKGEVARGSDESGYPPNLASLVDGVRDARDPSGTRRRYFLRRLPRDPMCHCAERDAASTWRSRSYDSPPDAPAEGADVFDVYSSSDDEALDGTFYRDW; from the coding sequence ATGTCGGGCTTCACGTTGATTGAAATGAGCGTGACGCTGGCGCTGCTGGCATTGCTCGCGAGCACGGCCGCTCCGTTGACGCAGATGGTTCGGCGCCGCAGCGAGGAAATCGAACTGCGGCGGGCGCTGCGCGACATTCGTCACGCCATCGACGCGTACTACGACGCGGCACGGAAGGGGGAGGTGGCGCGCGGGAGCGACGAGAGCGGCTACCCACCGAATCTCGCGTCGCTCGTGGACGGCGTGCGCGACGCACGCGATCCGAGCGGGACGCGCAGGCGCTATTTCCTGCGGCGGCTGCCGCGCGACCCGATGTGTCACTGCGCAGAGCGGGACGCCGCGTCGACGTGGCGATCGCGCAGCTACGACAGCCCTCCCGATGCGCCGGCCGAAGGGGCCGACGTGTTCGATGTCTACTCCTCCAGCGACGACGAGGCACTCGATGGTACGTTCTATCGCGACTGGTAA